CACTACACCTCGGCAAGAAGAAGACCGCTGTGAGATTTTGTCCGGCCTCTTTCAGGGCTTAACCACAGGCACGCCAATCTCACTCCTGGTCCGCAACAAAGATGCCCGCTCTCAGGATTACGAGGAGATGGCGCAGAAATATCGCCCCTCCCATGCTGACGCTACCTACGACGCCAAATACGGCATTCGCAACTGGCAAGGCGGCGGTCGCTCCTCTGCTCGTGAAACCATTGGTCGGGTGGCAGCCGGAGCCATTGCCCAAAAGATTTTGAAACAGGTTGCTGGGGTTGAGATTGTCGCCTATGTCAAACGCATCCAAGAGCTAGAAGCAAGCGTTGACCCCGACTCCATCAACCGAGAGCAGGTGGATGCCAACATCGTGCGCTGCCCTGATGCCGTCATGGCCGAGCAGATGATCGGGCGGATTGATGAGATCCGACGCCAGGGCGACTCAGTGGGAGGCGTCGTAGAATGCGTGGCTCGCCAAGTGCCATCAGGCTGGGGCGAACCCGTCTTCGACAAATTAGAAGCTGACCTTGCCAAAGCCATGATGTCTCTGCCTGCCAGCAAGGGCTTTGAGCTTGGCTCCGGCTTTGCTGGTACCTTGCTCACCGGCAAGGCTCACAACGACGAGTTCTACCTGGACGAAACAGGCCGCGTCCGCACCCGCACCAACCGTTCCGGGGGTATTCAGGGTGGCATCTCTAACGGCGAGAACATCGTCTTGCGTGTCGCCTTCAAACCTACTGCCACCATCGCCAAAGAACAGGCTACAGTCACTCGCACTGGAGAGGAAACCACCTTAGCCGCCAAAGGCCGTCACGATCCTTGCGTCCTTCCTCGCGCCGTGCCAATGGTGGAAGCAATGGTTGCTCTGGTCCTCTGCGATCACCTGCTACGCCAGCAAGCCCAGTGCCGTACTCTACCCCTCAAAGCACTTAGCCCAGAAGCGCAGGAGGCCACTGCCTATCTCGGCTAAGCTCATCTAGCCTTGGAGCCCATAACAAAGATTGAGCCGTTCAGGCTCAACAGTCAGTTAACCAGCAGTCAGTTAAATCAACGCTATGT
The Leptolyngbya sp. FACHB-261 DNA segment above includes these coding regions:
- the aroC gene encoding chorismate synthase; this translates as MSSTFGHLFRITTYGESHGGGVGVVIDGCPPQLELSVEEIQTELDRRRPGQSRITTPRQEEDRCEILSGLFQGLTTGTPISLLVRNKDARSQDYEEMAQKYRPSHADATYDAKYGIRNWQGGGRSSARETIGRVAAGAIAQKILKQVAGVEIVAYVKRIQELEASVDPDSINREQVDANIVRCPDAVMAEQMIGRIDEIRRQGDSVGGVVECVARQVPSGWGEPVFDKLEADLAKAMMSLPASKGFELGSGFAGTLLTGKAHNDEFYLDETGRVRTRTNRSGGIQGGISNGENIVLRVAFKPTATIAKEQATVTRTGEETTLAAKGRHDPCVLPRAVPMVEAMVALVLCDHLLRQQAQCRTLPLKALSPEAQEATAYLG